Proteins from one Puntigrus tetrazona isolate hp1 chromosome 10, ASM1883169v1, whole genome shotgun sequence genomic window:
- the tjp2a gene encoding tight junction protein ZO-2a isoform X1, translating into MKYKKFITIMQAAVGIAPLNKRELLPPGRRLWRPSGDQSNQIELFRSRRSKRLSLTHEAQYLCLRRLSAPSYPALLQNPVMEETVWEQYTVTLQRDSKMGFGIAVSGGRDNPNEESGEASIVVSDVLQGGPADGLLFENDRVIQVNNVPMDGVQHTFAVQTLRKCGKVAKITVKRSRKIPVSMMKRAASPDDRVFSGDYNDDYDHDRRSSVYSGRSYPERDASLERERDYDRSRGRSLERGVSPDRQYRRDGSRGRTLDHERSPERRYRSEHNLDRDHSPDRRYRSERMLDRNYSPDRRYRSEHDLDRERSPDRQYRSDRTLDRSHSPDARYRPEPAPGYSRENLASDLERRRFDPRKDEAMRRSGSRDRLDHSPSPPQRHNPLEKPLSVTLLKNRPNDEYGLRLGSQLFIKEMTSTGLASKEGKLQEGDIILKINGTVTENLSLSDAGKLIEKSRGKLQLVVQRDRSQVLIRVPPMADSDSEMDDISEIESYRSYSPQEDRRSHHSDLSSHSSNERLQDKQRDEPPNRLAKMGAMPTPFRAAPVDLPPPPIEKEEPRSESPVPVVNAAPKSVPVKAKPLPKVPLQPSLEEQEIYGPNTVMVRFQKGDSVGLRLAGGNDVGIFIAGVQEDSPADVEGLRTGDQIVKVNNMDFRGMVREDAVLYLLEIPKGEDVTILAQSKPDVYKDILASGRGDSFFIRTHFEYEKELPQSLTFSRGEIFKVVDTLYDGKLGNWLAIRMDKDNQLLEKGIIPSKSRAEQMANVQSAQKGAANDRGDFWRLRGQRAAKKKDLRKSREDLSAAPVTTRFPAYERVVLREAGFRRPVVIFGPISDAANEKLSNDLPDEFVTAKTEPKDAGSEKSSGVVRLNTIRQIIEQDRHALLDVTPKAVDTLNYTQWYPIVIFLNPDSKQGVKTMRNRLVPSSNRSSRKLYEQAVKLRKTCSHLFTATVDLNASHDAWYGSLKDAIREQQDKAVWVCESKLDGSEEDLDLHDDRMSYLSAMSADYLSMDSRLTSDYEDTADEGGAYTDNELDESTDEPQPMSAISRSSEPVSEDRPIPVPHERLKKPTSKEVHRDPSPPPSFVPEPPKVRAASRPADSRSFDSRSSSTVSSDAPVSGRPLPPPVAQKPSFTLRTGPADDTTSDDPLDDPANRTFRGKVKAFEQMDHLARAKRMLELQEAEQARLEISQKHPDIYAVPHKPKPNQNRPQPIGSSSNSESQSSSKESRSHHRADDDDEEEYRRQLADQTRRGYYNPQKYNDTEL; encoded by the exons AACCCAGTCATGGAGGAGACGGTGTGGGAGCAGTACACTGTGACCCTGCAGCGG GACTCCAAGATGGGCTTTGGCATTGCTGTGTCTGGAGGGAGGGATAACCCGAATGAAGAAAGTGGAGAAGCTTCGATTGTCGTGTCTGATGTGCTGCAAGGGGGTCCTGCAGATGGCTTGCTTTT tGAAAACGACCGAGTGATCCAGGTCAACAATGTGCCCATGGACGGGGTGCAGCACACCTTCGCAGTGCAGACTCTCCGCAAATGCGGCAAAGTAGCCAAAATC ACGGTAAAGAGATCAAGAAAAATTCCCGTCAGCATGATGAAACGCGCGGCGTCCCCAGACGACCGCGTCTTCAGCGGCGACTACAACGACGACTACGACCACGACCGCCGCAGCAGCGTCTACAGCGGCCGCAGCTACCCCGAGCGCGACGCCAGTCTGGAGCGCGAGCGTGACTACGACCGCAGCCGCGGCAGGAGCCTGGAGCGCGGCGTGAGCCCCGACAGACAGTACAGACGGGACGGCAGCCGCGGCCGAACGCTGGACCACGAGCGCAGCCCCGAGCGCCGCTACCGGAGCGAACACAACCTGGATCGAGACCACAGTCCGGATCGCCGCTACCGGAGCGAGCGCATGCTGGACCGCAACTACAGCCCCGACCGACGCTACCGCAGCGAACACGACCTGGACCGAGAGCGGAGTCCGGACAGACAGTACCGCAGCGACCGGACGCTGGACAGATCGCACAGTCCTGACGCTCGCTACAGGCCGGAACCGGCGCCGGGATACAGCAGAGAGAATTTAGCCAGCGACCTCGAGCGCAGGAGGTTCGACCCGCGGAAGGACGAAGCCATGAGGAGGAGCGGCAGTCGAGACCGGCTGGATCACTCGCCCTCGCCTCCACAACGACACAATCCTCTGGAGAAGCCACTCAGCGTTACTCTACTGAAGAACCGGCCTAATGATG AGTATGGCCTTCGTCTTGGCAGTCAGCTGTTCATCAAAGAGATGACGAGCACTGGCCTGGCGTCCAAAGAAGGCAAACTACAGGAAGGCGACATTATTCTGAAA ATCAACGGGACGGTCACAGAGAATCTGTCTCTGAGCGACGCAGGGAAGCTGATTGAGAAGTCTCGTGGGAAGCTGCAGCTGGTGGTGCAGAGAGATCGCAGTCAGGTGCTCATCAGAGTCCCACCAATGGCAGACAGCGACTCGGAAATGGATG atatCTCCGAGATCGAGTCGTACCGCTCCTATTCTCCTCAAGAGGATCGGCGGAGTCATCACTCAGACCTCTCCTCACACTCTTCTAATGAGAGACTGCAGGACAAACAAAG AGATGAGCCTCCTAACAGGCTGGCTAAAATGGGAGCGATGCCGACTCCGTTCAGAGCGGCGCCGGTGGATCTCCCGCCTCCGCCCATAGAGAAGGAAGAACCTCGCAGCGAGTCTCCAG ttcCTGTGGTAAATGCTGCTCCAAAAAGTGTTCCAGTAAAAGCCAAGCCTCTGCCAAAGGTCCCCCTGCAGCCCAGTCTGGAGGAGCAGGAGATATACGG CCCCAACACTGTGATGGTGCGCTTCCAGAAGGGCGATAGCGTTGGCCTGCGTCTCGCCGGAGGGAACGACGTGGGCATTTTTATCGCAGGCGTTCAGGAGGACAGTCCTGCGGACGTCGAGGGACTCCGCACCGGAGACCAGATCGTGAAG GTGAATAATATGGATTTCAGAGGAATGGTTCGGGAAGATGCTGTCCTGTATTTACTAGAGATTCCTAAAGGAGAGGACGTGACCATCTTGGCTCAAAGCAAGCCTGATG tttacaaaGACATCCTGGCGTCTGGACGAGGCGATAGCTTCTTCATCAGAACTCATTTCGAATATGAGAAAGAGCTTCCTCAGAGCTTGACCTTCTCCAGAGGAGAGATATTTAAAGTGGTGGACACTCTCTATGATGGAAAGCTGGGTAACTGGCTCGCCATCCGCATGGACAAAGACAACCAGCTCCTGGAGAAAGGAATCATCCCCAGCAAGAGCAG AGCGGAGCAGATGGCAAATGTTCAGAGCGCACAGAAAGGCGCTGCCAATGACCGAGGTGATTTCTGGAGGCTGAGAGGTCAAAGAGCTGCCAAGAAGAAAGACCTCCGTAAGAGCAGAGAGGATCTGAGCGCTGCCCCCGTCACTACACGCTTCCCAGCCTACGAGAGAGTGGTGCTGCGGGAAG CTGGGTTCAGAAGACCTGTCGTAATATTCGGACCCATTTCAGACGCAGCCAATGAAAAACTGAGCAATGATCTTCCAGATGAGTTTGTCACAGCTA AGACCGAACCTAAAGATGCGGGCTCAGAGAAGTCGTCTGGCGTTGTGAGACTCAATACCATTCGTCAGATCATTGAGCAG gACCGACATGCTTTGCTTGACGTCACTCCAAAGGCTGTGGACACCCTAAACTACACCCAGTGGTATCCCATCGTCATTTTCCTCAACCCAGACAGCAAGCAGGGGGTGAAGACCATGAGAAACCGCCTGGTTCCCAGCTCTAACCGCAGCTCACGCAAGCTTTACGAACAAGCCGTTAAACTGAGGAAGACCTGCTCACACCTGTTCACTG CTACCGTTGATCTGAACGCTTCCCATGACGCCTGGTATGGAAGTCTCAAGGATGCAATACGAGAACAACAAGATAAAGCTGTCTGGGTCTGTGAAAGCAAG CTGGATGGGTCTGAGGAGGACTTGGATCTCCACGATGACCGCATGTCATACCTGTCAGCCATGAGCGCAGACTACCTGAGCATGGACAGCCGTCTGACCAGCGATTACGAGGACACCGCGGATGAGGGCGGAGCCTACACCGATAACGAGCTGGACGAGTCCACTGACGAGCCACAGCCCATGTCAGCCATCAGCCGCTCGTCTGAGCCTGTTAGTGAGGAT AGACCCATACCTGTTCCTCACGAGCGTTTAAAGAAGCCTACGAGTAAAGAGGTGCATCGGGACCCCAGCCCGCCTCCATCATTTGTCCCCGAGCCCCCGAAG GTCCGGGCAGCTTCACGTCCCGCAGACTCCAGGAGCTTCGACTCTCGCTCCAGCAGCACGGTCAGCAGTGATGCCCCGGTCAGCGGCAGGCCTCTTCCTCCGCCCGTCGCCCAGAAGCCCAGCTTCACCCTGAGGACAGGCCCGGCAGACGACACCACGTCCGACGACCCCCTCGATGACCCCGCCAACCGCACCTTCAGGGGGAAGGTGAAGGCCTTCGAGCAGATGGATCACCTGGCCCGGGCCAAAAGGATGCTGGAGCTGCAGGAGGCGGAGCAAGCGCGG CTGGAAATATCTCAGAAGCATCCAGATATTTATGCAGTCCCCCACAAgccaaaaccaaaccaaaacagGCCTCAACCGATTGG CTCCAGCTCAAACTCTGAGTCCCAGAGCTCCTCCAAAGAGAGCCGCTCTCACCACCGCgccgatgatgatgatgaagaggagtACCGCCGGCAGCTGGCTGACCAGACCCGCAGGGGCTACTACAACCCCCAGAAATACAACGACACTGAGCTCTAA
- the tjp2a gene encoding tight junction protein ZO-2a isoform X2, translated as MEETVWEQYTVTLQRDSKMGFGIAVSGGRDNPNEESGEASIVVSDVLQGGPADGLLFENDRVIQVNNVPMDGVQHTFAVQTLRKCGKVAKITVKRSRKIPVSMMKRAASPDDRVFSGDYNDDYDHDRRSSVYSGRSYPERDASLERERDYDRSRGRSLERGVSPDRQYRRDGSRGRTLDHERSPERRYRSEHNLDRDHSPDRRYRSERMLDRNYSPDRRYRSEHDLDRERSPDRQYRSDRTLDRSHSPDARYRPEPAPGYSRENLASDLERRRFDPRKDEAMRRSGSRDRLDHSPSPPQRHNPLEKPLSVTLLKNRPNDEYGLRLGSQLFIKEMTSTGLASKEGKLQEGDIILKINGTVTENLSLSDAGKLIEKSRGKLQLVVQRDRSQVLIRVPPMADSDSEMDDISEIESYRSYSPQEDRRSHHSDLSSHSSNERLQDKQRDEPPNRLAKMGAMPTPFRAAPVDLPPPPIEKEEPRSESPVPVVNAAPKSVPVKAKPLPKVPLQPSLEEQEIYGPNTVMVRFQKGDSVGLRLAGGNDVGIFIAGVQEDSPADVEGLRTGDQIVKVNNMDFRGMVREDAVLYLLEIPKGEDVTILAQSKPDVYKDILASGRGDSFFIRTHFEYEKELPQSLTFSRGEIFKVVDTLYDGKLGNWLAIRMDKDNQLLEKGIIPSKSRAEQMANVQSAQKGAANDRGDFWRLRGQRAAKKKDLRKSREDLSAAPVTTRFPAYERVVLREAGFRRPVVIFGPISDAANEKLSNDLPDEFVTAKTEPKDAGSEKSSGVVRLNTIRQIIEQDRHALLDVTPKAVDTLNYTQWYPIVIFLNPDSKQGVKTMRNRLVPSSNRSSRKLYEQAVKLRKTCSHLFTATVDLNASHDAWYGSLKDAIREQQDKAVWVCESKLDGSEEDLDLHDDRMSYLSAMSADYLSMDSRLTSDYEDTADEGGAYTDNELDESTDEPQPMSAISRSSEPVSEDRPIPVPHERLKKPTSKEVHRDPSPPPSFVPEPPKVRAASRPADSRSFDSRSSSTVSSDAPVSGRPLPPPVAQKPSFTLRTGPADDTTSDDPLDDPANRTFRGKVKAFEQMDHLARAKRMLELQEAEQARLEISQKHPDIYAVPHKPKPNQNRPQPIGSSSNSESQSSSKESRSHHRADDDDEEEYRRQLADQTRRGYYNPQKYNDTEL; from the exons ATGGAGGAGACGGTGTGGGAGCAGTACACTGTGACCCTGCAGCGG GACTCCAAGATGGGCTTTGGCATTGCTGTGTCTGGAGGGAGGGATAACCCGAATGAAGAAAGTGGAGAAGCTTCGATTGTCGTGTCTGATGTGCTGCAAGGGGGTCCTGCAGATGGCTTGCTTTT tGAAAACGACCGAGTGATCCAGGTCAACAATGTGCCCATGGACGGGGTGCAGCACACCTTCGCAGTGCAGACTCTCCGCAAATGCGGCAAAGTAGCCAAAATC ACGGTAAAGAGATCAAGAAAAATTCCCGTCAGCATGATGAAACGCGCGGCGTCCCCAGACGACCGCGTCTTCAGCGGCGACTACAACGACGACTACGACCACGACCGCCGCAGCAGCGTCTACAGCGGCCGCAGCTACCCCGAGCGCGACGCCAGTCTGGAGCGCGAGCGTGACTACGACCGCAGCCGCGGCAGGAGCCTGGAGCGCGGCGTGAGCCCCGACAGACAGTACAGACGGGACGGCAGCCGCGGCCGAACGCTGGACCACGAGCGCAGCCCCGAGCGCCGCTACCGGAGCGAACACAACCTGGATCGAGACCACAGTCCGGATCGCCGCTACCGGAGCGAGCGCATGCTGGACCGCAACTACAGCCCCGACCGACGCTACCGCAGCGAACACGACCTGGACCGAGAGCGGAGTCCGGACAGACAGTACCGCAGCGACCGGACGCTGGACAGATCGCACAGTCCTGACGCTCGCTACAGGCCGGAACCGGCGCCGGGATACAGCAGAGAGAATTTAGCCAGCGACCTCGAGCGCAGGAGGTTCGACCCGCGGAAGGACGAAGCCATGAGGAGGAGCGGCAGTCGAGACCGGCTGGATCACTCGCCCTCGCCTCCACAACGACACAATCCTCTGGAGAAGCCACTCAGCGTTACTCTACTGAAGAACCGGCCTAATGATG AGTATGGCCTTCGTCTTGGCAGTCAGCTGTTCATCAAAGAGATGACGAGCACTGGCCTGGCGTCCAAAGAAGGCAAACTACAGGAAGGCGACATTATTCTGAAA ATCAACGGGACGGTCACAGAGAATCTGTCTCTGAGCGACGCAGGGAAGCTGATTGAGAAGTCTCGTGGGAAGCTGCAGCTGGTGGTGCAGAGAGATCGCAGTCAGGTGCTCATCAGAGTCCCACCAATGGCAGACAGCGACTCGGAAATGGATG atatCTCCGAGATCGAGTCGTACCGCTCCTATTCTCCTCAAGAGGATCGGCGGAGTCATCACTCAGACCTCTCCTCACACTCTTCTAATGAGAGACTGCAGGACAAACAAAG AGATGAGCCTCCTAACAGGCTGGCTAAAATGGGAGCGATGCCGACTCCGTTCAGAGCGGCGCCGGTGGATCTCCCGCCTCCGCCCATAGAGAAGGAAGAACCTCGCAGCGAGTCTCCAG ttcCTGTGGTAAATGCTGCTCCAAAAAGTGTTCCAGTAAAAGCCAAGCCTCTGCCAAAGGTCCCCCTGCAGCCCAGTCTGGAGGAGCAGGAGATATACGG CCCCAACACTGTGATGGTGCGCTTCCAGAAGGGCGATAGCGTTGGCCTGCGTCTCGCCGGAGGGAACGACGTGGGCATTTTTATCGCAGGCGTTCAGGAGGACAGTCCTGCGGACGTCGAGGGACTCCGCACCGGAGACCAGATCGTGAAG GTGAATAATATGGATTTCAGAGGAATGGTTCGGGAAGATGCTGTCCTGTATTTACTAGAGATTCCTAAAGGAGAGGACGTGACCATCTTGGCTCAAAGCAAGCCTGATG tttacaaaGACATCCTGGCGTCTGGACGAGGCGATAGCTTCTTCATCAGAACTCATTTCGAATATGAGAAAGAGCTTCCTCAGAGCTTGACCTTCTCCAGAGGAGAGATATTTAAAGTGGTGGACACTCTCTATGATGGAAAGCTGGGTAACTGGCTCGCCATCCGCATGGACAAAGACAACCAGCTCCTGGAGAAAGGAATCATCCCCAGCAAGAGCAG AGCGGAGCAGATGGCAAATGTTCAGAGCGCACAGAAAGGCGCTGCCAATGACCGAGGTGATTTCTGGAGGCTGAGAGGTCAAAGAGCTGCCAAGAAGAAAGACCTCCGTAAGAGCAGAGAGGATCTGAGCGCTGCCCCCGTCACTACACGCTTCCCAGCCTACGAGAGAGTGGTGCTGCGGGAAG CTGGGTTCAGAAGACCTGTCGTAATATTCGGACCCATTTCAGACGCAGCCAATGAAAAACTGAGCAATGATCTTCCAGATGAGTTTGTCACAGCTA AGACCGAACCTAAAGATGCGGGCTCAGAGAAGTCGTCTGGCGTTGTGAGACTCAATACCATTCGTCAGATCATTGAGCAG gACCGACATGCTTTGCTTGACGTCACTCCAAAGGCTGTGGACACCCTAAACTACACCCAGTGGTATCCCATCGTCATTTTCCTCAACCCAGACAGCAAGCAGGGGGTGAAGACCATGAGAAACCGCCTGGTTCCCAGCTCTAACCGCAGCTCACGCAAGCTTTACGAACAAGCCGTTAAACTGAGGAAGACCTGCTCACACCTGTTCACTG CTACCGTTGATCTGAACGCTTCCCATGACGCCTGGTATGGAAGTCTCAAGGATGCAATACGAGAACAACAAGATAAAGCTGTCTGGGTCTGTGAAAGCAAG CTGGATGGGTCTGAGGAGGACTTGGATCTCCACGATGACCGCATGTCATACCTGTCAGCCATGAGCGCAGACTACCTGAGCATGGACAGCCGTCTGACCAGCGATTACGAGGACACCGCGGATGAGGGCGGAGCCTACACCGATAACGAGCTGGACGAGTCCACTGACGAGCCACAGCCCATGTCAGCCATCAGCCGCTCGTCTGAGCCTGTTAGTGAGGAT AGACCCATACCTGTTCCTCACGAGCGTTTAAAGAAGCCTACGAGTAAAGAGGTGCATCGGGACCCCAGCCCGCCTCCATCATTTGTCCCCGAGCCCCCGAAG GTCCGGGCAGCTTCACGTCCCGCAGACTCCAGGAGCTTCGACTCTCGCTCCAGCAGCACGGTCAGCAGTGATGCCCCGGTCAGCGGCAGGCCTCTTCCTCCGCCCGTCGCCCAGAAGCCCAGCTTCACCCTGAGGACAGGCCCGGCAGACGACACCACGTCCGACGACCCCCTCGATGACCCCGCCAACCGCACCTTCAGGGGGAAGGTGAAGGCCTTCGAGCAGATGGATCACCTGGCCCGGGCCAAAAGGATGCTGGAGCTGCAGGAGGCGGAGCAAGCGCGG CTGGAAATATCTCAGAAGCATCCAGATATTTATGCAGTCCCCCACAAgccaaaaccaaaccaaaacagGCCTCAACCGATTGG CTCCAGCTCAAACTCTGAGTCCCAGAGCTCCTCCAAAGAGAGCCGCTCTCACCACCGCgccgatgatgatgatgaagaggagtACCGCCGGCAGCTGGCTGACCAGACCCGCAGGGGCTACTACAACCCCCAGAAATACAACGACACTGAGCTCTAA